A stretch of Brevinematia bacterium DNA encodes these proteins:
- a CDS encoding methyltransferase domain-containing protein, whose translation MKLYEEKIFSLEEKPKIYEILKTTNIILEIGSGNGAFLEHLGKTFRDKTVIGVELDIKRAKKCKRRIERNNLENTLILSGNAMEIIPLFFRDNSVEKTYMNFPEPWPKSSNWRNRLFEIGFLSMLDRITKPKGHFHLATDVENAFLTTNEILTEILGNWAYNANLSEEYKNSFIPTLYYEKWLSEGRTFWWGVWEKKC comes from the coding sequence GTGAAACTATACGAAGAGAAAATATTCAGTCTAGAAGAAAAACCTAAGATCTATGAAATCCTAAAAACTACTAACATAATCCTTGAGATTGGTAGCGGAAATGGTGCCTTCCTAGAACACCTAGGAAAGACCTTCAGAGACAAGACAGTCATAGGAGTTGAACTTGACATAAAAAGAGCAAAGAAATGTAAACGAAGAATAGAAAGAAACAATCTAGAGAATACCTTAATACTCTCTGGAAATGCTATGGAAATAATACCTCTTTTCTTCAGAGATAACTCCGTTGAAAAGACATATATGAACTTCCCAGAACCATGGCCTAAAAGCTCAAATTGGAGAAACAGACTATTTGAGATAGGATTCTTAAGCATGCTTGATAGAATAACAAAACCCAAAGGGCACTTCCATCTAGCAACTGACGTTGAAAATGCTTTTCTCACAACCAATGAAATACTGACCGAAATATTAGGAAACTGGGCATATAATGCAAATCTCTCCGAAGAATACAAAAACTCTTTCATTCCTACGCTTTACTACGAAAAATGGCTTTCCGAAGGAAGAACTTTTTGGTGGGGAGTATGGGAAAAGAAATGCTAG
- the feoB gene encoding ferrous iron transport protein B: MRRYKVGIVGAPNVGKTSIFNSLSKAKEKVGNWAGTTIERIEKKIKIPGKEITLIDVPGIYSLSATSTDEKVAKDFILNEHPDLLIVVVNSVNLYNSLFLATELLELGFRIIIALNMYDIAKKNRIKIDLPKLSEIFGVKVIPTVGNNPAGVEELRKEIIHEIERSEKEKTKSNLYIHYPQPIEKGIARIMDHLSKKKISPTYTTRGIAIKLLEGSGDIIPSVTSTDTLDKLREIAREITKELRESLGDDIDTAIIKAKYHFIDKVLKECVERPATKNEIIRKKIDQILTNKIGGAIVFLVVMFSIFQLVFLVGDPLASIIEEGFSALSNWIYSEGRNIKCNDTLISFLTNGLISGVGSVLTLLPYISLLFLFISILENSGFLARSTIVMDRVMTFFGLHGKSFLPILIGLGCNVPGIMATRVLSNFKDRLITTLVLPLIPCPARFTVLVVVCASLFKEHQAIILFSMYLMNMALAGIFGMIFRKYIAKDEYSLFAMELPEFRLPSLRVVLSEAWYRSLLFVKKAGTVILLVVIIVWLLGSLPFGVEYSSEKSLLGTIGKTLQPIFIPTGFGQHWQVVVSIFSAFSAREAVIGTLGTLYSVSEKGITEVLPTVFTPLSALSFLIFMQIATLCIPTVIVTANEVGKKWAVFSFFYTFLIAWCLSTITYNLGTLIFGN, from the coding sequence ATGAGAAGATACAAGGTAGGGATCGTAGGAGCACCGAATGTTGGCAAAACATCCATATTCAATAGTCTTTCTAAAGCGAAAGAGAAAGTCGGGAATTGGGCAGGCACCACCATTGAGAGAATAGAAAAGAAAATAAAAATCCCTGGAAAAGAGATAACCCTTATTGATGTTCCAGGAATATACTCACTTTCTGCAACATCCACTGACGAAAAAGTTGCTAAAGATTTTATACTGAATGAACACCCAGACCTTCTGATAGTTGTTGTCAACTCCGTAAACCTCTACAACAGTCTATTTCTAGCTACCGAACTCCTAGAGCTAGGGTTTCGCATCATAATTGCCCTCAATATGTATGACATAGCAAAGAAAAATAGAATCAAAATAGATCTCCCTAAACTTAGCGAGATTTTCGGAGTAAAGGTTATCCCCACGGTAGGCAATAACCCTGCTGGAGTTGAAGAACTGAGAAAAGAAATAATCCATGAGATAGAAAGAAGCGAAAAAGAAAAAACCAAAAGTAACCTATACATCCACTACCCACAACCCATTGAGAAAGGTATAGCTAGAATTATGGATCACCTTAGTAAGAAAAAAATCAGTCCAACTTACACTACCAGAGGAATTGCAATAAAACTCCTTGAAGGAAGTGGAGACATCATCCCTTCAGTAACATCAACCGATACCCTAGACAAACTCAGAGAGATAGCTAGAGAGATCACGAAAGAGCTTAGAGAATCGCTAGGTGATGATATAGATACAGCAATAATCAAAGCAAAGTATCACTTTATAGACAAAGTCCTAAAAGAGTGTGTTGAAAGGCCAGCAACAAAGAATGAAATCATTAGAAAAAAAATAGATCAAATCCTGACTAACAAGATTGGAGGAGCTATAGTATTTCTGGTGGTAATGTTTAGTATTTTCCAGTTAGTCTTCCTTGTAGGAGATCCCTTAGCTTCAATTATTGAGGAAGGGTTTTCTGCATTATCAAACTGGATCTATTCCGAAGGTCGCAACATAAAATGCAACGATACCTTAATATCATTTCTCACCAATGGCTTAATATCTGGAGTCGGAAGTGTTCTGACTCTTTTACCATATATATCTCTTCTATTTCTTTTCATAAGTATTCTTGAGAACAGTGGTTTTCTAGCAAGAAGCACCATAGTAATGGACAGAGTAATGACATTCTTCGGACTTCACGGCAAATCTTTCCTACCAATACTCATAGGCCTTGGCTGTAATGTGCCAGGAATAATGGCAACTAGAGTCCTCTCCAACTTTAAGGATAGACTCATCACCACACTTGTTTTACCCCTAATCCCCTGTCCTGCTAGGTTCACCGTGCTTGTTGTTGTATGTGCATCATTGTTTAAGGAGCATCAAGCTATCATTCTGTTCTCAATGTATCTTATGAACATGGCTCTAGCAGGAATCTTCGGAATGATCTTTAGAAAATACATCGCTAAAGATGAGTATTCTCTGTTTGCTATGGAATTACCTGAATTTAGACTACCTTCTCTAAGAGTTGTCTTATCGGAAGCCTGGTACAGAAGCCTGCTATTTGTTAAAAAAGCTGGAACAGTAATACTGCTTGTTGTCATAATTGTTTGGTTGCTCGGAAGTTTACCTTTTGGAGTGGAATACAGCTCAGAGAAAAGCTTACTCGGAACCATTGGGAAAACATTGCAACCCATTTTTATACCTACAGGATTTGGACAACATTGGCAGGTTGTTGTCTCAATCTTCTCTGCATTCTCCGCCAGAGAGGCTGTAATAGGAACACTCGGAACACTCTATAGTGTCTCAGAAAAAGGTATTACAGAGGTCCTACCCACCGTATTTACACCTTTATCAGCCCTATCATTTCTTATATTCATGCAGATAGCAACCCTATGTATCCCCACCGTCATAGTTACTGCTAATGAGGTTGGAAAGAAGTGGGCAGTATTCAGTTTCTTCTACACCTTTCTCATCGCTTGGTGTCTAAGTACAATCACATATAACCTAGGAACTCTCATCTTCGGAAACTAG
- a CDS encoding FecR family protein translates to MKKFISLGVLFVGSFFAYAQVDKYPYVEVVIGDVQYSVSRSDVQQGVVYKDLESGITIPLYSIVRTGPDGYAEIKLAQNKTIKVYSSTTISLAKFQAEGSVELGVGKVRAPFRRILSGDEFKIRTDTGIAAVRGTDFGVIYSRGQGNISLMEVFVREGVVNLSTIDGRSVDIPSGYSSSVSRYLGRVDIEDPKPISMEDFNRYFPEQSPTAQELQQPSQKQLPQPSQQPSQVPSQGTQPPTPSPQSQPKPDQSGQTGSSEPKFDLGWEVSSQNINGVVWNKILLSPIFRVGKFGIGLYIVSYWDGKNNIYDTTKWYNSQEYDFGFIADTFVFTDFLDDLSKKILFISYGAKREKVFIRLGSISDMTLGHGFLMDRYSNMLGFPAIRKIGAQFDIDFGYFGFETAIADVSRSRLFGGRIFLRPLYGMELLGNIALGISGVADLEPFVVDGQAFEGNPAVFSAGVDIDFPVFDIGILSLMIFVDLAKMGIYINDLGQNPYLGNFISHQGYTQGFNFLRGEGFSAGISGSIIGLIPYRVEYRRTTGKFIPSYFDALYDVQKVEKLITLMISELPPFNGVLGYSGIYVSNVGEATVQYEQLWPEGEFSGISVNRLISRIKVSKDLVKMVLGIPSYANVTYQRNNIPSAQVFFEDVLRDSTVAVELGYSVDPTMDVSILYKRFYISSTEYQDSVSIQLRSSIFGEIEL, encoded by the coding sequence ATGAAGAAGTTTATTAGTTTAGGGGTACTTTTTGTTGGAAGTTTTTTTGCGTATGCTCAGGTTGATAAGTATCCTTATGTGGAAGTTGTGATAGGTGATGTTCAGTATTCGGTTTCAAGAAGTGATGTGCAACAGGGAGTTGTATATAAAGATCTTGAGTCTGGTATAACTATTCCTCTTTATTCAATAGTGAGGACAGGTCCAGATGGATATGCTGAGATAAAGCTTGCTCAGAATAAGACTATAAAGGTATACAGTTCAACAACGATATCTCTTGCAAAGTTTCAAGCAGAAGGTTCTGTTGAACTTGGTGTTGGCAAGGTTAGGGCTCCGTTTAGAAGGATATTGTCGGGAGATGAGTTTAAAATAAGGACAGATACAGGTATTGCTGCAGTTAGAGGAACGGATTTTGGAGTTATCTATAGCAGAGGTCAAGGGAACATATCGCTGATGGAAGTTTTTGTGAGGGAAGGTGTTGTTAATTTATCTACCATTGATGGTAGATCTGTTGACATACCTAGTGGCTATTCTAGCTCTGTAAGCAGGTATCTTGGGAGGGTTGATATTGAGGATCCGAAGCCTATTTCTATGGAAGATTTTAATAGGTATTTCCCTGAACAATCTCCCACGGCTCAAGAGTTACAGCAACCTTCGCAGAAACAGTTGCCACAGCCATCACAACAGCCTTCACAGGTACCGTCTCAGGGGACTCAGCCTCCAACGCCATCTCCACAATCTCAGCCAAAACCTGATCAATCCGGGCAGACTGGTAGTTCGGAACCTAAGTTTGATCTTGGTTGGGAGGTAAGTTCACAGAACATTAATGGTGTTGTTTGGAATAAGATCTTACTTTCTCCTATATTCAGAGTAGGTAAGTTCGGAATAGGGCTTTATATTGTGAGCTACTGGGATGGCAAGAATAATATCTATGATACTACTAAGTGGTATAACTCTCAAGAGTATGATTTCGGGTTCATTGCTGATACTTTTGTATTTACTGATTTTCTAGATGATTTGTCCAAGAAGATACTTTTTATAAGCTATGGAGCTAAGAGAGAGAAGGTGTTTATAAGGTTGGGGAGCATATCTGACATGACTCTGGGACATGGTTTCTTAATGGATAGGTATTCAAATATGCTTGGCTTTCCGGCTATAAGGAAGATAGGAGCGCAGTTTGATATAGACTTTGGGTACTTTGGTTTTGAGACAGCGATAGCGGATGTTTCTAGGAGTAGGTTATTTGGAGGGAGGATATTCTTAAGGCCTCTGTACGGGATGGAACTTTTGGGTAACATAGCTTTGGGTATTTCCGGAGTTGCTGACTTGGAGCCTTTTGTTGTAGATGGTCAAGCGTTTGAAGGGAATCCGGCGGTATTCTCTGCAGGAGTTGATATTGATTTTCCAGTGTTTGATATTGGTATACTTTCGCTTATGATATTTGTTGATCTAGCTAAGATGGGTATTTACATAAATGATCTTGGTCAAAATCCCTATCTTGGGAATTTCATATCACATCAAGGTTACACGCAAGGGTTTAATTTCTTGAGAGGGGAAGGTTTCTCTGCTGGAATCAGTGGAAGTATAATTGGCTTGATACCTTATAGAGTGGAGTATAGAAGAACTACCGGTAAGTTTATTCCTTCGTATTTTGATGCGCTGTATGATGTCCAGAAGGTAGAAAAGCTTATTACTTTGATGATAAGTGAGCTTCCGCCTTTTAATGGAGTTTTGGGATACTCGGGTATTTATGTAAGTAATGTGGGTGAGGCTACTGTACAATATGAACAACTTTGGCCTGAGGGAGAATTTTCAGGAATTTCTGTAAACAGACTCATATCTAGGATTAAGGTGAGTAAGGATCTAGTGAAGATGGTTTTGGGAATACCATCGTATGCTAACGTTACCTACCAAAGAAACAACATACCGTCTGCTCAGGTATTTTTTGAGGATGTTTTAAGAGACTCTACCGTTGCAGTTGAATTAGGTTATAGCGTAGATCCAACTATGGATGTCTCTATACTTTACAAGAGGTTCTACATTTCTTCTACTGAATATCAAGATAGCGTTTCAATACAACTTAGATCTTCAATATTCGGGGAGATAGAGTTGTAA
- the dnaX gene encoding DNA polymerase III subunit gamma/tau, translated as MSLPTARRWRPQNYDEVVGQDEVVKALKSAMSLGRIGQAYLFSGPRGVGKTTISRILAKSLNCVHGPTPTPCNSCENCVEIRNGTSADVIEIDGASNRKIEDVRSIREAVKFTPIKSRYKIYIIDEVHMLTDEAFNALLKTLEEPPPHVVFIFATTEPYKVKQTIRSRCQHFVLKPLSVDNIFKQLKKISEAEGYKLTDGALMKIAKAGNGSMRDAESMFDMVISYFGNDVYDEKKMKQIAEEELSKILGVIDIHYMESTLTALSERNITELVRIVNSVYSKGFDLRKFVEELIACFRNLLIMKEFGTDRSLIRALDDEIKVLEKVKDSFSKDEIIFIENALIRAYLDMRSSINELFHLENALFRIVNPDNVITLSKLLNEVRELKMSMDASKQISVTATGEGQSALQAKTQEDAKLKVKLDPADDLIDELDRMTLPPEELVKQIVAENSLPGVEKKIKVVFSGERSLVELTMDKSVREILEKDVDKIVSKIKSSLNVRDVRILTTEQVSRPSSLSTRRSKESRAEGLGTVEEKLSLLFDAKEVKDFNK; from the coding sequence ATGAGCTTGCCGACTGCGAGAAGGTGGAGGCCACAAAACTATGACGAAGTTGTTGGACAAGATGAAGTTGTAAAGGCTTTGAAGAGTGCAATGTCTTTGGGAAGGATAGGACAGGCTTACCTCTTCTCTGGACCTAGAGGAGTGGGTAAAACTACGATATCAAGAATATTAGCTAAATCGCTAAATTGTGTTCATGGACCTACACCTACTCCTTGTAACAGTTGTGAAAACTGTGTTGAGATAAGAAATGGTACCTCAGCTGATGTAATAGAGATTGACGGTGCTTCAAACAGAAAGATTGAAGATGTAAGGAGTATAAGAGAGGCTGTAAAGTTTACTCCGATAAAGTCAAGATACAAGATCTACATTATTGATGAAGTGCATATGCTAACAGATGAGGCTTTCAACGCTTTATTGAAAACTTTGGAAGAGCCTCCACCGCATGTTGTTTTCATATTTGCTACTACTGAGCCTTACAAAGTTAAGCAGACAATAAGATCTCGTTGTCAACATTTTGTTTTAAAACCTCTGTCGGTAGATAATATTTTCAAGCAACTTAAGAAGATATCTGAGGCGGAAGGTTATAAATTGACAGATGGTGCATTGATGAAGATTGCAAAAGCTGGGAATGGTTCAATGCGTGATGCTGAGAGTATGTTTGATATGGTGATTTCATACTTTGGAAATGACGTGTATGATGAGAAGAAAATGAAGCAAATAGCAGAGGAAGAATTATCAAAGATTCTTGGAGTTATTGATATACATTACATGGAGTCAACTCTTACAGCATTGTCCGAGAGAAACATCACAGAGCTTGTGAGGATAGTAAATTCCGTTTATTCTAAAGGATTTGATCTTAGGAAATTTGTTGAAGAGCTTATAGCTTGTTTCAGAAACCTCCTTATAATGAAGGAGTTTGGGACGGATAGGAGTTTAATCAGGGCGCTTGATGATGAGATAAAGGTTCTTGAGAAAGTGAAAGATAGCTTTTCAAAAGATGAGATAATCTTTATAGAAAATGCTTTGATAAGGGCGTATTTAGATATGAGGAGCTCAATAAATGAGCTTTTTCATTTGGAGAATGCTTTGTTTAGAATAGTGAATCCTGACAATGTGATAACTTTATCAAAGTTGCTTAACGAGGTAAGGGAATTGAAGATGAGTATGGATGCGAGTAAGCAGATTTCGGTTACGGCAACGGGTGAGGGTCAAAGTGCTTTGCAAGCTAAGACGCAAGAGGATGCGAAGCTAAAGGTAAAGTTAGATCCTGCAGATGATCTGATTGATGAGCTTGACAGAATGACTTTACCGCCTGAAGAGCTTGTGAAGCAGATCGTAGCGGAGAATTCTCTTCCTGGGGTTGAAAAGAAAATAAAGGTGGTGTTTTCTGGTGAAAGAAGTCTTGTAGAGCTTACGATGGATAAGTCTGTTAGGGAAATTTTAGAAAAGGATGTTGATAAAATTGTAAGTAAAATAAAGTCATCTTTGAATGTTCGGGATGTGAGGATATTGACAACGGAACAAGTTTCTAGGCCTTCAAGTTTATCTACTCGGCGCTCTAAGGAGAGTAGAGCGGAAGGTTTGGGGACAGTGGAGGAGAAACTTTCTTTACTTTTTGATGCGAAAGAGGTAAAGGACTTTAATAAGTAA